GATGATAAAACGTGTGGTAACACTCGAGGAGCGTTTCTCTGTCTATCTTGTAGATAGACTCAACGCTCCCAGCAATGTCGATACGCACCGGATGCGACTCGTACATGGCTGAAAGCAGGTCCATGAAGACCTTCCGATCTGGATTGTCATCACCCATACGAATTTCCTGCGCAATGATTCCCTTTTCCTTATCCACGTTTTCGTCCGTTAAGTAGATTTTCTGAACGAAATTGAGCAATGTATTGATGTTTTCCTGTAAATCTGATGTACCGGAAAAGTAGTACGCCGTCTCATCGAATGTCGTAAACGCATTGACAGATGCACCGTGCTCGGCGAACCGAGAGAACACCTCTTGCTCTTCATCCTCAAACATCTTGTGTTCGAGAAAGTGTGCAATGCCGTCTGGTACACGAGTGCGCTTGCCATCACGTATGAATTCGTTGTCAATAGAACCGTATTTGGTCGCAAACATTGCGAACGTCTGTTGAAAGCCTGGGCGCGGTGCTAGATACACCGAGAGACCATTGTCGAGTCTCTTCTCCACGATCTCAATTCCGACCGCATCCCTCCGGCCCCTCGTTTCGTTCGTCATGATGCATCCCCCTCACCCGTCAAGAAGTAAATGGTGTGCGGTTGAACCGCTTGGGCCGCTTGGACGATGTCTTCCTTCGTTACACTTTGCAGGGCCTTGAGCATATCTTCGATATCGCGCTCTTTCCCACTCAACACACCGTTGTAGTGCCAGTTTGCGAGGGCTGCGGGCTGATCTAGTAAAACCGTGTACTGATTCTGCAGACCACGGAACGTAAAGTTGATTTCTTCGTCAGATACGTCGCCAGCTTGGATTGCGGACAGTTGTTGGTCAATGATTTGTCGAGCTTGGTCGTAATTTTTCGGATCAATACCCGTCATTACTGCCAGCGCCCCAGTCATCCCATCGTGGTGTGACCAGACACTGTAAGCTAGTGAATGCTTCTCACGGACGTTGAGGAAGAGCTTCGAATGCGCAAAACCACCGAATACGCCGTTCATCATGAGCAGGCTCGGATAGTTCTCATCCGCGAAGTTGACGCCCGTCCGATAACCCATGTCCAGTTGTGCCTGGGCAACATCCTGATGCTCAGTGACCGTCTGAAATTCAGCTCTTGCCTCTCGGGAAAGCGGTTCGACCCGAAATGCGGTTCGACTTGAGTCCGAGGGGAAAACACGCCCGAGTTCGCGAATCAATTTTTCGGCCAGAGCATGCGCGTTTTCAAAGGGGCCCACAAGGTAGGCGTGTACTTCGGAAGCCTGAAAAACGGATTCGTACGTGCGGTAAAGTTTGTCGCTAGTCAAATCACCGAGTTCGTCAATAAATCCAAGGCGCGGTAAAGCAGCGGGAGAATCCTCTGCTACTTCCGCCATACACCGCTGAAGCGCAAACCCCATCTTGTCGTCGCGGGCGGCTTCGATGCGGCGCCGATGCAGATCGATCTCCTGCGCCACCGCCTCGTCACTGAATGCGCCGTGACCGGCGGCGTGATCGAGCAGGACTTGACAGACCAAATCAGCCGCTTGCGCCACGACGTCATCTGCCGTGAGTCGGCTCACATCTGGGATGCTCGCTGCCGCCTCAAAAACGTGATATCCGGCACGTTTACCGAGACTGGTGCGGATCACCGAACCGTAGAGATCGTCTGCAGCTATTTGCAAGTCTCGCGTGCTCGGATGTGTCTTCGTCCCATTCATCCACATGTATGGCAGCAGAGACATCGCCGTGACCGTATCCCGAACCAGCGGCGTGTGCAAGCGAATCATTAAATCTTTCGTTCGAAAGCGCGTGTGCGGCAAAATGTGCACATGAATACGCCCGTCCGATCGCGTTGTAAATGTACTCAACAATACCAACTCCCACCAGAGGGTCATCCTCAACATTATACCCAAACGTCGGTCAACGAATGTGGTATAGTGTATTGAATATTCCTTTCCCTAACAATGTAGGTGAATACTATGCAACGGTTAGGCAGCCGTATCGTTCAATTTTTAATTGGTCTTGAAGTGTATGAATTGGCGAGTCTGTTCATGCTTGGTTCACTTCTCGTTGTCTTCATCGTGTTCCCGGCGCGTATTCACCGTGTGATCGGGATCGGCAATGGTCCACCGTTATTGGCTAACCTGGACAGTCTTTTCCTACACAACACCACTTGGTTATATATCGGATTGAGTATTTGTATGAGCATATGTGTCTATGCGACGCGGGACAAGCGACACATCTACGCGAAACAACTCCACCGCTACGCCCGAGTGGTCATGACGTTCATCGCCGTTCTTGTCGTATTCGACACAATCAACTTTTACATCACGGTCTTTAACCCGTTCGATCACGATGGCCTCCTTCGCCACCTAGACACCACTTTGTTCGGCTCCACGCCAGCCACATGGTTTGACGGAATGACGTGTTTTCCCCTGACGCTCATATTCTGCGGGGCGTATGCCTCGTGGTTTTTCATGACATACTTTAGTGTCTTTGTCTTCGCGAGACACAGTGAACGAGCAATGAAAGAATATGTGACCGCTGCGGTCCTCGCCTTTTACGTCGGTTACACGACATACTTTTTTGTGCCCGCAATCGGCCCTGTTTTCACAATGAGTTTTCATCACACTATCGGGCCGCTCATCAATCTTGTCGACGGCATGGGCCCATTTCTCAGCCGTGACTGCTTTCCCAGTCTGCACACTGGGCTATCAGTGGTCATGATGATTTACGCTTGGCGTTACAGACGTCGCCTACTATGGTTTTATGTACTCGATACCACGCTTATCATTTTGTCAACGATGTATTTACGTGTCCACTACGGCATTGACCTCATAGCTGGCGCTGCACTAGCCGTCGCCGTCTGTCAAATTGCACCTGCTGCAGTCGCTAGGTGGAGTCAGCGCGAAGTTTCGAATCCATGGGACCAGAGAAAACCTTCAACCCACGCCAAACAAGACGAATGGTCCGAATTGGCCTAGAGGAAAACTCGGCTTTGGCAATATGTAATGCTTGCGCGTACTCGCTCGGCTAGTATATGATTACGAAAGTGTTGGAATAGCTTGTGTAAGGAGGCGTTCCTGTTGGCATTTATCATTGCTTCCGCTTGCATTGGTGAAAAATCTGGTGACTGTGTGGAAACTTGCCCGGTGGATGCAATCCACGAAGGCGAAGACCAGTTCTATATTGATCCGGATCTTTGCATTGACTGCGGCGCTTGCGAAGCCGTTTGCCCGGTGTCGGCAATCTTCCAGGAAGATTTCCTTCCTGACGAAGAGAAAGAATACATCGAAAAGAACCGCGCATTCTTCCAAAAGTAAATCTCGCTCAGCGAGGATTACACCAGTTTTTCACAGGACTGCCCCGTATGGGGCAGTCCTTTTTTTGTGGCAGGTCGGGCGGTGTGGGTGACGGTGGCAGCGGGCGATAGAGCCGGCGGTGGCGGTCGTGACCGGGCGGTTGCAGGTGGACGGTGACAGCGCGTCTCATAGATGACCAGGCGACAGGTCTGTGTCGCGCGGACGGGACGGCGTCTGGGTGGCGGCGACAGTAACAGCCAACGGGATTCAACAGCAACGACCTTACCCGGATTGGGGATGGATTGTACACTAGATAAAACAAATTAAAAAAGGCTGATATGAACTCGAAGTCTACGCGAGGTGCTGTGAAATTGGGGAATGTCTGACCTTTGTGTCGTCTGGCGCAGGAAGAGAGGACCTGCAGTGCCTTATTAACCAGTTGCACCTACCATCGAGTGATTAACGGAACCCGGTGGCCCTATGTGACCATTTTCAGCAATTCGTCGGCTATAAGGTGGCCCTTACGGCATCCTGGTCCGCTATCCCCCGCGAATACGCCAACTAGAGTCGAACTATGGAACAGGAGACCGTTAATCGGGATTTTCGCCCCCCCGGCTCCACCAGCCCCACCCACCAGCCCCACCGCACGCACCAACCTGCATCACGACGTTGGATTCAGGCGTTTCCGGGCGCCTGAGGAGGTCTTCTCCAGTTTGCCCTCGTTTGTGTGCTTCCGACCGCCGGGTCGTTTGCCACCAATTCGGTTCAATACAGGTCGAAGCACCGCCCATGCACCTAGTTGAGTGAGGCCGAGTGCGAATGACAACCAACTCAGTTTTCCAAGGTTGCCGGGCGATTGATGACGGCAAATGACCAAGAACAGGACGATCCCTGTAATTCGGCCTAAGTTTTCGAAGGATTCGCGAACAATGATGTGCGTTGATGTTGGCATATCCTTGTCTGGCATACTTTCCATTCCGTCATAGACGAATCCCTGAAGAGGTACCAAGAAAAACGGCAGAGACGCCGCTGATATGCAACCGTAAATGACAATGCTCGGTGCCCGGATGGGAACGAGAAACAGCGTGGCGGCAATGGCCATGCCGATGGCGCCGGACGTGAAAAGGCGGGATCGAAATTTGCCAGACCAGCGGCCGGCCAGAAAAAACGCCAGAAACGATAAACCACCTTGGAGGAGCAGGAATTCACCCAGCTTCATTTCGCTTCCTGTGGCTAAAAAGACGAGCAGCCCGATGAGAAACATGAATACGCCTTCACGCATGCCGTAAATAGAGGACGCAGCCATGAGTCGCCACCATGGAGAAGATTTGAGTTTCGAAAACCCTCGTAGGATATGTAAGCGCGACATGGGGGCGCTTCGAAGGCGAAAGCTGAGTATTGTCGCGGCCAAAAACAAGGCGAAAGAAATCCCGAACACAATGTGGTAACCAGTCAAACCACCGAGAAATGCGTCCTCCCGGCTGATGAGAACACCAGCGATAGGCGGAGCGATCACGCTGGATATCGACGTCACGACACCGTGAATACCGAAAAACGGCTCGTGTCCACCCTTATCCGTGTATTCTACACTTAGGACATCAAACGCCAACCAGTAGAATCCGGCTGCAAAACCCATGAGAATTCCCAAGAGGGCAGGCATTTTTGCGGCGCGTTCGCCTACCATGAGTGTGATGGCGTAAAAGACGGCGTGTAATGCGATCCCTATTCGCAAAGACATGGCAGTCGACGTCATTCTCGCCATCCATCCCGCCAGGACAAACGTAAACGGGAGGCAGATGAAGACAAGCAGATTGTACCAAGCAATAGCGGCGAAACTGTGATCCACTTTAAAGACGAAAATATTGATGAACGTGTTCGACAAACTGATGGATAGATGAAAAAACCCACTGACGACAAGCAACCACCAAGCCATCGGTGGTAAACGATAACCGTGTTTTGCCAAAGGTCGCACCTCCCGCTGTGACGTGTCAAGGCTTGGCAATTGGCCCGAGGATAGTAGCTTACCCCGTAGACCTCGTTGGCACTCATGGCAATTGTCCGTTTTCCGTATTCAATGACGCCGTCCCGCGTGTCCAGGCTTGCAGTACCTCCTGTTTCTCTTGACTCGATTGACGCTCGTTGTCAAAGTAGGCGTCGAGCAATTTCCGAGCAAGCGGTACGGCCACGTCGCTCGACTCCCCGCCACCAGGAACCATGACTGCGATGGCCACCCGTGGATTATCTGCAGGCGCGTACCCGATAAACAGCGAGATGTCCGTCTTCTTACCCCACTGACTGATCTCCGCAGTTCCTGTCTTGCCGGCTGCCGTGTACCTAGCGCCGATAAATGGGCGGTAGGCGGTCCCACCCGGTTGATTGACGGCACGTACCATACCCAGCTTGACGGCGCGAAGGTGTTCGGGTGGGATGTGGACGTGATCGATCACGCGCGGCTTCACTCGCGAAATCACTTTCTTTCCGTCAGATGAGAGGATGGAATCCAGTAAATGCGGCTGTAAACGGGTGCCGTTATTGGCAATCGTCGTGGCATAGACGGCGAGTTGGAGTGGCGTGAATTCCTGCATTTGTCCGATTGCAGCAAATGCGTTGTCGTACAGTAGTCCGGCGTTGGGAACGTAGTGTTGTTCTTTCATCGTTTGTTCTGATGCAAGGAGATCGTAGGGAACGATCCGGTGATGGATGCTGTCGTTGGCATAAAAGCGGCCTGCCGCTTCGCCGGGTAGATCGATCCCCGTTTTCGGCCCCAGCCCAAAGTGCCACTCTAAGTCGAACATCCTGTTGAGTCCGGCGATTCGTTCCCGCTGATTCCACACACTCAAACTACGTCCCCCTAGGGGGCCATCGTACCAATGCGCCATCCACATGCCCACTTGATACATAAACGTGTCGCAGGACTTTTGAATGGTGGTTGGCACGTCGACGGTTCCATGCCCTCCCGGCATCCAGTCGTGTGCCTCGTAAGTCCCAACCATCAGCTTCCCATTGTCCTGAATGGTCGAGTAAGGTGTGATGACACCACTTGCCATCGCCGCGAGAAGATTGACCGGTTTCACAGTCGACCCGGGATAGCGCGGACTGGTCAATGTATGGTTAATAATCGGCGTCAATCGCGTATTGTTGATGTATTTTTCGTGCTTGTCGTATTCCCCCGCGTCCACAAACCACTCCGGGTTGTAATATGGATAACTCACCATTGCAAGGACACCACCCGTTTTGGTGTCCAGCATGACGGCCTCAGCGTCCGTGGGATGGATGTGCAGCTTGTGGTGAACGTGATCGAGTTGGTCCATGACGAGCTGCTGAGCCGTGCCCTGCAAAGACGCGTCGAGGGTCAGGCGTAGACTTTGGCCAGGTGTTGGTTCTGGAGACATGCCGAATGACTTGATAGGTACACCGGAGCTGGTGATCTGCCACACACGATTACCGTGTTTCCCCGCCAGTGTCGCCTCATATTGACGCTCAATGCCGGTAATCCCCACTTTCTGCTCCGGCAAATAGCCTGCCTTTCGGTATGAATCAGCAGCACTTGCAGGCTGTGGTTGGATGTAACCGAGAATATGTCCGCCAAGGCTTCCATACGGGTAAACACGTCGAACATCTTCGACACACTGAATGCCCGGTAACTGAGATTGATGCTCAGCAATGTAGGCAATCTGCTTGCGCGATGCGTTCTCGTATAACTGAATTTCCTTGTCACCGAGGTTTTGTGTCATACGCTTAAGCAGTTCATCCTCCGGAACGTGAAGAACCGGTGCGAGACGGTGCGCCAATTGAGGGTAAAGCTCTTTCTCCACGCCAAACCGACTGAGTACAACACTCACGGACGGGGCATTGTACGCGAGAACATTCATGCCTTTGTCGTAGATCCAGCCGCGATTCGGCATGACACCCAAATAAGTCGATAACGTCTGCCCCGCCCTGTCATGAAACGATTTACCACGCACGACATCGAGGTAGCCCAGGCGAAGAATGAGTGCGAGAACGGCCGCAACGACGAAACTGTATATCCAAACCAGGCGTCCCGCTCGCGGATTCTCTTCCCATTTCACGTCTAAATCACCTCAAACTACAATGTTCTTCCAGCTTTCCCGTGTCTGTACCCGTTCATGTAGGGATTTGGTGAAAGTTGTCGTCCCATGTGTTACCATAACGTGTGATATTGGAGGGGATGACGTTGAAGGGTGAACACGATGACATTCTGCTCGGGGCAAACGTTTCCGTGGCCAAAACAGGCCTTCTAGCCGCCGTCGAAGAAACCATATCCTACGGTGCAAACACGTTTATGATTTACACTCGCAGCAATCGCGGCGGGAAAGCGCGACCGATTGAAAACTTCAATCGGGAAAAGGGCCTTGAGCTCATGAAGGAACACGGCATTGTCGATCCGGTCGTCCACCTCTCGTACCTCGTCAACCTGGCCAGTCCAAAAGAGGAAACGAGACAATACGGCATCGACGTCCTTCGTGAAGAAATCGCGCGGGTCGAATACCTCGGCTTTCGCTACATTGTCATGCATCCGGGATCACATGTCGGTGAAGGAGAGGAATTTGCCGTCAAGCAAATTGCCGACGGCCTGAACGAGATCCTGACTGGGGACGAAAAGTTATATATCTGCCTGGAGACCATGGCAGGAGACGGATCGAAAGTCGGCAACAGTTTGGAGCAAATCGCCGACATCATCAGTCGGGTCAAGCATCAGGAGCGTTTGGCGGTCTGCATCGACACATGTCACAACTACAGTTTCGGCTATGACGTCGTGAATGACTTTGACGGATTTTTAGAAGAGTTTGACCGAGTGATCGGCCTCGACAGACTGAAAGTAGCACATATCAACGATTCCAAAAATCCGTTTGATGCGAAAAAGGACAGGCATGCGAACGTCGGTGACGGATCACTCGGTGGAGAAGCCATCAAACGGATCGTTCACCATCCGCAATTGCGTGGCATTCCACAAATTCTCGAGACACCGAGCGGGAAATACAAGGCAGAGATTGATTTTCTATTGGATCGGAACGTAGAGACCAATTGACGAAGGCATGGGCCGTCTACATCGGTTAGGATGACTTCCTATCTCCTGAGTCATCGTGAAGACGTTGAACGGCCCCTCGGCCGATGTGGGCCGGACCGTCATCACGGTTTCGCAACTGACCCTTCATTGCATATTTACCTTTCCCCATTACGCTCCCATATGTTCTCAACCATGCAATGCATGCGAAACCCCAATCATAATTTCTGTGCTTTCTGATACAAATTGCCGATCCAATTCGTCTACATATACGTCTAGACCAAATGGGAGGCAAAAGATGAGTGTGTTGTCGGTTCAAGGCGTAACAAAGAAAATCGGCTCTCGTATGATTGTCGAGGATGTCAACATGTCTATCAACGAAGGAGAGATCTACGGCTTTCTGGGGCCGAACGGTGCCGGAAAAACAACAACGATTCGGATGATCGTTGGACTGATCAAACCAACTAAAGGGACGATTCGAATTGCTGGTTACGACATCCAAAAGGAGCGTTCCAAGGCGCTTTCTCAAGTTGGTACCATTGTCGAAAATCCGGAGACATACGGCTATTTAACGGGTCAGCAAAATCTCATCCACTATGCACGACTCGCTGGAATTCCCACGCACGGAAAACGTATTCGAGAAGTGCTTGACATTGTGGGACTCACAGGTCGCGAGAACGAGAAAGTTCGCCGCTATTCACTAGGGATGCGTCAACGTTTGGGACTGGCGCAAGCGCTTTTGGCTCGCCCTCAACTATTAGTGCTGGATGAGCCCACGAACGGGTTAGATCCGGCCGGGATGCGTGAATTCCGTGGTTTAATGCAACAACTTGCCGATACAGGCATGGCCGTATTCGTATCGAGCCATTTGCTTAGTGAGTTAGAGCAGATCTGTCACCGTGTTGCGATCATTAAATCCGGCCGAATCATTGCAGAAGAAAAGATGTCCGACATCACTGAGGGGTCCGTTCGCAGTGTTTCCGTCCGTGTCAACAGCGCGATCGCAGCGGAGAAAGCACTGCTCGATGCAAAACTGACCGCTCAAGTGGTAGCTGACAATCTTTTGTCTGTACAGATTGAGCCCGATGCTGTACCACATATGGTTCGGACGCTGGTTTCGTCCAACGTCGATATCTTCTCTATCGAACCCGTCAAAGAGTCGCTAGAAAATACCTTCTTGGATCTTACTGACGGCCTTCAGATCAATCCATCAACCCGCGAAATTGCTCCCGGAGGTGACACACATGCGTGAATTGTGGGCTGTCATCGCGAACGAATGGATGAAGTTGCTTCGCAGGCGGAGATTTTATATCACAGGGCTGTTGAGTCTGCTGATCCTTGCTATCTATGGAATGAGCGAGTATCACAGCCATCAAAACTACGTAAAATATTCGAATTTCAATCACAACCAACAAATGCAGATTTCAAGTATTGAACAACAAATTACGCAGGTCAAACAGTCGAATGATCCACACAAAAGTGACATGATCGCCAACCTACGTCAGCAGCTCAGCCAAATTCAGGAAACGCTCAAACAGAACGCGGAACTACAAGGGCCAAACTGGCGACATGCCGTGCAAAAAGAGATCGATACGGACAAGCAAAACATCGCGTCTATCGAGAAGCAACCAACAACGTCAGACATAGCAAAGATGCGAAATCAATCTGAAATTGCCGGTCAGCACGCAGAGATCGCGAAGTTGCAATACAATCTCGATCACAATGTCAAGCCGCTGCCAAACGGGACTTCCAATCCCTATTCGGAGACGATCAATTTCTTCTCCATCGCATCTATGATTTTCTTTCCCATGGTCATGGTGATTCTCGTGTCCGACATGATTGCTGGCGAGTCCACTTCGGGGACGATTAAATTGTTACTCGTGCGTCCCGTCTCGCGGGCCAAAATACTTCTCGGGAAATGGATCGTCAGTATTGCTTCGGGGGCTCTATGGACGATTCTGCTCTGTGCAGCCATTCAGGCCATCAGCATGGCCGTGTGGGGCGCGACTGGATCGGCCCAACCCATCTTAACCGGGGTGTCATATAGTTTCGCAAACGTCATTGACACATCGAGTGCGACGAACGGAGCGATGCCGCAAATCATCCCCATCGCCCACTATGATCACGCAGTCATCTTACCTGAATGGACGTTCTTTGTGTACGCAAGTCTGTTGATGGTTCTAGCAATGGTTGTCGTCGCGACCATCACGTTTCTCTTCTCCACCCTATTCAGGTCGGCCATGGCGAGTACGGCCACGGCGATGGGCATTGTCGTGATCGGATTTGTCATCACCAAGATGGCTAGTCACGCTTCCTGGCTCCGCTGGGTATTTGCCACCCACTTGGATTTGGCACAGAATTGGACTGGTGGGTTGTCTTTGGAAATCAAGCAGAATATCACGTTGGACATGGGCATTCTGGTGCTGTGCATTTGGGGTGTCGTCTCACTGTGCGTGTCGCTGTTCGTTTTTGCAAAACGAGACATTTTGAACGCCTGAGGATACATCCCAAGTGTCCAATTCGGGGCTATCCCGCATTCCGTCGCGGGATGCGGGATAGCCCCATCACCTTTTCGAAAAGGCCTACAGACCTACGTGCACTTTTTATCCTGCCACATGACGTTTCCGTTACACAGCATCCGTTTCAGCTGACTCCCGCATTCCAGCGACGGCCTGGTTGCACGCGGACAAGGCTGCTTTGGCTACGGCCAGAACCGTATCTGTGTCCGTCTCCGTTCCCTGGTACTCCACACCGTCCACCATAATGGAGACAACAGCCTGTGCATGGGCC
This is a stretch of genomic DNA from Alicyclobacillus dauci. It encodes these proteins:
- a CDS encoding MFS transporter, with amino-acid sequence MRPLAKHGYRLPPMAWWLLVVSGFFHLSISLSNTFINIFVFKVDHSFAAIAWYNLLVFICLPFTFVLAGWMARMTSTAMSLRIGIALHAVFYAITLMVGERAAKMPALLGILMGFAAGFYWLAFDVLSVEYTDKGGHEPFFGIHGVVTSISSVIAPPIAGVLISREDAFLGGLTGYHIVFGISFALFLAATILSFRLRSAPMSRLHILRGFSKLKSSPWWRLMAASSIYGMREGVFMFLIGLLVFLATGSEMKLGEFLLLQGGLSFLAFFLAGRWSGKFRSRLFTSGAIGMAIAATLFLVPIRAPSIVIYGCISAASLPFFLVPLQGFVYDGMESMPDKDMPTSTHIIVRESFENLGRITGIVLFLVICRHQSPGNLGKLSWLSFALGLTQLGAWAVLRPVLNRIGGKRPGGRKHTNEGKLEKTSSGARKRLNPTS
- a CDS encoding phosphatase PAP2 family protein; the encoded protein is MQRLGSRIVQFLIGLEVYELASLFMLGSLLVVFIVFPARIHRVIGIGNGPPLLANLDSLFLHNTTWLYIGLSICMSICVYATRDKRHIYAKQLHRYARVVMTFIAVLVVFDTINFYITVFNPFDHDGLLRHLDTTLFGSTPATWFDGMTCFPLTLIFCGAYASWFFMTYFSVFVFARHSERAMKEYVTAAVLAFYVGYTTYFFVPAIGPVFTMSFHHTIGPLINLVDGMGPFLSRDCFPSLHTGLSVVMMIYAWRYRRRLLWFYVLDTTLIILSTMYLRVHYGIDLIAGAALAVAVCQIAPAAVARWSQREVSNPWDQRKPSTHAKQDEWSELA
- a CDS encoding indolepyruvate ferredoxin oxidoreductase subunit alpha, whose protein sequence is MAFIIASACIGEKSGDCVETCPVDAIHEGEDQFYIDPDLCIDCGACEAVCPVSAIFQEDFLPDEEKEYIEKNRAFFQK
- a CDS encoding deoxyribonuclease IV, which produces MKGEHDDILLGANVSVAKTGLLAAVEETISYGANTFMIYTRSNRGGKARPIENFNREKGLELMKEHGIVDPVVHLSYLVNLASPKEETRQYGIDVLREEIARVEYLGFRYIVMHPGSHVGEGEEFAVKQIADGLNEILTGDEKLYICLETMAGDGSKVGNSLEQIADIISRVKHQERLAVCIDTCHNYSFGYDVVNDFDGFLEEFDRVIGLDRLKVAHINDSKNPFDAKKDRHANVGDGSLGGEAIKRIVHHPQLRGIPQILETPSGKYKAEIDFLLDRNVETN
- a CDS encoding peptidoglycan D,D-transpeptidase FtsI family protein, encoding MKWEENPRAGRLVWIYSFVVAAVLALILRLGYLDVVRGKSFHDRAGQTLSTYLGVMPNRGWIYDKGMNVLAYNAPSVSVVLSRFGVEKELYPQLAHRLAPVLHVPEDELLKRMTQNLGDKEIQLYENASRKQIAYIAEHQSQLPGIQCVEDVRRVYPYGSLGGHILGYIQPQPASAADSYRKAGYLPEQKVGITGIERQYEATLAGKHGNRVWQITSSGVPIKSFGMSPEPTPGQSLRLTLDASLQGTAQQLVMDQLDHVHHKLHIHPTDAEAVMLDTKTGGVLAMVSYPYYNPEWFVDAGEYDKHEKYINNTRLTPIINHTLTSPRYPGSTVKPVNLLAAMASGVITPYSTIQDNGKLMVGTYEAHDWMPGGHGTVDVPTTIQKSCDTFMYQVGMWMAHWYDGPLGGRSLSVWNQRERIAGLNRMFDLEWHFGLGPKTGIDLPGEAAGRFYANDSIHHRIVPYDLLASEQTMKEQHYVPNAGLLYDNAFAAIGQMQEFTPLQLAVYATTIANNGTRLQPHLLDSILSSDGKKVISRVKPRVIDHVHIPPEHLRAVKLGMVRAVNQPGGTAYRPFIGARYTAAGKTGTAEISQWGKKTDISLFIGYAPADNPRVAIAVMVPGGGESSDVAVPLARKLLDAYFDNERQSSQEKQEVLQAWTRGTASLNTENGQLP
- a CDS encoding ABC transporter ATP-binding protein, which codes for MSVLSVQGVTKKIGSRMIVEDVNMSINEGEIYGFLGPNGAGKTTTIRMIVGLIKPTKGTIRIAGYDIQKERSKALSQVGTIVENPETYGYLTGQQNLIHYARLAGIPTHGKRIREVLDIVGLTGRENEKVRRYSLGMRQRLGLAQALLARPQLLVLDEPTNGLDPAGMREFRGLMQQLADTGMAVFVSSHLLSELEQICHRVAIIKSGRIIAEEKMSDITEGSVRSVSVRVNSAIAAEKALLDAKLTAQVVADNLLSVQIEPDAVPHMVRTLVSSNVDIFSIEPVKESLENTFLDLTDGLQINPSTREIAPGGDTHA
- a CDS encoding ABC transporter permease subunit, whose product is MRELWAVIANEWMKLLRRRRFYITGLLSLLILAIYGMSEYHSHQNYVKYSNFNHNQQMQISSIEQQITQVKQSNDPHKSDMIANLRQQLSQIQETLKQNAELQGPNWRHAVQKEIDTDKQNIASIEKQPTTSDIAKMRNQSEIAGQHAEIAKLQYNLDHNVKPLPNGTSNPYSETINFFSIASMIFFPMVMVILVSDMIAGESTSGTIKLLLVRPVSRAKILLGKWIVSIASGALWTILLCAAIQAISMAVWGATGSAQPILTGVSYSFANVIDTSSATNGAMPQIIPIAHYDHAVILPEWTFFVYASLLMVLAMVVVATITFLFSTLFRSAMASTATAMGIVVIGFVITKMASHASWLRWVFATHLDLAQNWTGGLSLEIKQNITLDMGILVLCIWGVVSLCVSLFVFAKRDILNA
- the yfmF gene encoding EF-P 5-aminopentanol modification-associated protein YfmF gives rise to the protein MSTFTTRSDGRIHVHILPHTRFRTKDLMIRLHTPLVRDTVTAMSLLPYMWMNGTKTHPSTRDLQIAADDLYGSVIRTSLGKRAGYHVFEAAASIPDVSRLTADDVVAQAADLVCQVLLDHAAGHGAFSDEAVAQEIDLHRRRIEAARDDKMGFALQRCMAEVAEDSPAALPRLGFIDELGDLTSDKLYRTYESVFQASEVHAYLVGPFENAHALAEKLIRELGRVFPSDSSRTAFRVEPLSREARAEFQTVTEHQDVAQAQLDMGYRTGVNFADENYPSLLMMNGVFGGFAHSKLFLNVREKHSLAYSVWSHHDGMTGALAVMTGIDPKNYDQARQIIDQQLSAIQAGDVSDEEINFTFRGLQNQYTVLLDQPAALANWHYNGVLSGKERDIEDMLKALQSVTKEDIVQAAQAVQPHTIYFLTGEGDAS